The nucleotide window GCGTCCGGGTGGCGATGCCGGAACTGTATTCGAGGATGTTCTGGCATACCTTCCAGGCCATGTGCAGGCGGCTTGCCGGCCCGCGCGCCTCGAGAAAGACCTCTCCCGGCGTCACTTCTGTTCCGGAAGCGGCCTGAGCGCTGACCTCAATCCCCAACTTCGTCATGAGGCGTTGCGCTGCTTCCGTGCCGGCGATCACCGCCTTTTCCCGGGAAGTAAACCGCATGATCCCCTGTTGCCCGTCGATCCCTAAAACCATGGATGTCAAGTCGATGTAGGGGACATCCTCCTTCAGCAGTCGCTCGATCGCCTCGTCGGTCATGTACACCATACTGAAACCCTCCGTTTCCATCACCGATATTACTATTGCTTTTTCCAAAAGCAAAAGCCCCGCCAGCGGGGCTTTATTGCGCCGGTAGCCCGGGGTCCTCTGCGGCGGCAAAAAGCCGTTCAGGATCCAGATGAACCCACCAGGGAAAGGGACGGTCTTTGAGCCGATTCCAAGACGCTTCTGAAAGGTGCATCGACAGTTGGGGCCGCCCTGCGAAGGAGCGCACACCGGCCAAGTCGTCAGCGCTGCTTTGGCGGCTCTTCGGCGGAACATCTTCGACGGCCTGCATCCATTCGAGATGCACCGTTTTTCCTTCCGTCGTATCGATCACCTGGCCCAATCGGCAGGGAAAGGTATTGACGCCGCCCGGTCCGTCGACGATCCTCAGGTGCCGGGCCCGGATCCCCACGTAGGCCGTCGAGGACGGGGGCGAGAAAGGCAGATGGAGGGTGCAGCCCCAATCAAGGGCCTCGATTTGATCCGTTTGATGAGGCGATAGGATGCGGGCGCGTGACAGGTTCTTGCACCCTGTCAGGCGCGCCGCCGTGACCGTCGGCGGAGACTGAAATATATCGGCTTTCGAGCCGAAAGCGGAAATACGCCCTTTCGAGAGCACGAGCAGGCTCTCGCAGACCCGGTAGGCCTCGTCCAGGTTGTGGGTGACGAAGAGGGTTGCCCCCCGGTAATCGGACAGGGTCTTGAGCAGTTCGCTTTCCATCTGGCTGCGCAGGTGGTTGTCCAGGGCGGAAAAGGGTTCATCCAACAGCAGCGCATCGGGATCGACTGACAAAGCGCGGGCTAAGGCCACGCGCTGTTGCTGGCCGCCCGACAGTTGACCGGGGAAGCGATCCTCCAACCCCTCCAGTTGGAACTGGAGGATTTTTTCTTCCAGCCGCCGGCGCCGCTCTTCCACAGCGAGGTCGAGATACTGCAAGCCGAAGAGGATGTTCTCAGCGACCGTCATATGGGGAAAGACGGCGTAATCTTGAAACAAAAAACCGACCTTGCGCATGCGGCTGGGCAGATTGATCCCCTTTTCCGCGTCAAAGAGCACCCGGCCGTTCAGGGTGATGCGCCCCCGATCCGGCGTCTCGATGCCGGCGATGCAGCGCAGGATCATCGTTTTTCCGGAACCGGAGGCCCCCAGCAGACCGAGCGCCTCTCCGGCAGTGGCAAAGCTTACTTGGAGAGAGAAGCCGGGAAATCGCTTTTCGATATCGACCGATAGCTCCATCGCAACCGCCCCTTTGTCTGGATGCGGGCTGTCAGCGCCGTCTGAATCTTGTTCCACTCGTTGATCAGCAGGATGACGCCCAGCGAGATAGTGACGATAATACCGACCCAGAGGAAGGCGCGATCCATATCGCCGCCCTCGGCGGCGAAGAAGATGGCCACAGGGATTGTCTGTGTCGTCCCCGGGATATTGCCGGCCAGCATGAGCGTAGCGCCGAACTCGCCCAGCGCGCGGGCGAAGGAGAGGATGACGCCGGCGACGATGCCCGGCCAGGCCAGGGGAACGGTGATGCGCCAGAAGACGGTCCACTCATCGGCGCCGAGGGTCCGGGCGGCGTGCAGGTAATTGGGATTCACCTGTTCAAAAGCGCCGCGGGCCGTCTTGTACATGAGCGGGAAGGCGACCGTCGTCGCTGCGATCACCGTGGCCGTCCAGGAGAAGATGATCGACGTGCCCATCTGGTGCAGGAATTGCCCGACGGGGCCGTTCTTCCCGAAGAGCAAGAGCAGGAAAAAACCGACCACCGTCGGCGGCAGCACCAGCGGCAGGGTCAGCAGGCCATCGATCAGGTTCTTTCCTCTTCCCTTATAGGCAGCCATCCAGCGGGCGACGGCGATGCCGAGGAAAAAGGTGATCACCGTGGAGACCGTCGCTGTTTTTAATGAGATCCAGATGGGCGCCATGTCGATGGCCATGTCCAATCCCCCTACACAATGACCCGTTTCACATTCGCGGAGATAAACAAAAACGACGAGGTTCAAGTTTCTGTACAGTTTGAACAGAAACGACGAATCTCGCCGTCGAGCGCTGGATGAAAAAAACCGATAAGACGATGTGTTAATGAAATCTTAAGGGAAAAAAGGCTCCCTGTCAAGCACAGAAAAGGATTGACAATGCCATCATGGCTCATTATCATGAACGCATAACCGTGTTATGTGTGTTCTTGTTGTGTTTTGTTTGGTTTTATTTTAAAAGGACTCCGGCGATATCAGCGGAACGAACTCAATGGCGAGGAGCGCGGCGAAAAGCGCCCTCTCGCCATTGTTTTTTTATGTGGATGGAAAACAAGGAGGATGGGCTAATGGATCGTTCCTTTCA belongs to Heliomicrobium undosum and includes:
- a CDS encoding sulfate/molybdate ABC transporter ATP-binding protein, which produces MELSVDIEKRFPGFSLQVSFATAGEALGLLGASGSGKTMILRCIAGIETPDRGRITLNGRVLFDAEKGINLPSRMRKVGFLFQDYAVFPHMTVAENILFGLQYLDLAVEERRRRLEEKILQFQLEGLEDRFPGQLSGGQQQRVALARALSVDPDALLLDEPFSALDNHLRSQMESELLKTLSDYRGATLFVTHNLDEAYRVCESLLVLSKGRISAFGSKADIFQSPPTVTAARLTGCKNLSRARILSPHQTDQIEALDWGCTLHLPFSPPSSTAYVGIRARHLRIVDGPGGVNTFPCRLGQVIDTTEGKTVHLEWMQAVEDVPPKSRQSSADDLAGVRSFAGRPQLSMHLSEASWNRLKDRPFPWWVHLDPERLFAAAEDPGLPAQ
- the modB gene encoding molybdate ABC transporter permease subunit, which gives rise to MAIDMAPIWISLKTATVSTVITFFLGIAVARWMAAYKGRGKNLIDGLLTLPLVLPPTVVGFFLLLLFGKNGPVGQFLHQMGTSIIFSWTATVIAATTVAFPLMYKTARGAFEQVNPNYLHAARTLGADEWTVFWRITVPLAWPGIVAGVILSFARALGEFGATLMLAGNIPGTTQTIPVAIFFAAEGGDMDRAFLWVGIIVTISLGVILLINEWNKIQTALTARIQTKGRLRWSYRSISKSDFPASLSK